In one window of Herpetosiphonaceae bacterium DNA:
- a CDS encoding HAMP domain-containing protein: protein MRLKVGTKFASMSVLGLCLMLIAIALGMLELERLSYNSLRLAGSAEASQHASALQSNLQELYSGLDSATGQHYLDWLDKPLQIRLSNVSHSVTQLSRVLDERGAHQRVRELTEIHATLTSEVDRLVELARDRQWNAASLRFVNYISPIKANFEAQTALVEQELQRDMEAVTSVVLRTRSSYRRMVLIETLLALALLSLVSWLLWRNLVEPIRGLTQSAMLLAGGNLDARSNIGKRGDEIGALAATFDSMAEQLAASHRSLEEKVEQRTAEIEAQRAALQHLLTDLQATTAEREELLTALAQLQNPVIPVIEGVVVAPIVGHLTDCRFDRLQQSLLDTVVATQARVALLDITGVARLDEASAARLLGIGQALRLLGATAILVGIRPEVA, encoded by the coding sequence ATGCGACTGAAGGTTGGTACCAAATTTGCCAGCATGAGCGTGCTGGGACTATGCCTGATGCTGATCGCCATCGCGCTTGGCATGCTGGAGCTAGAGCGACTCAGCTATAACTCGCTGCGGCTGGCCGGGAGCGCCGAGGCGAGCCAACACGCCTCCGCTCTCCAATCCAATCTCCAGGAACTCTACAGCGGCCTCGATTCAGCCACAGGCCAGCACTACCTTGACTGGCTCGACAAGCCATTGCAGATCCGGCTCAGCAATGTGTCGCATAGTGTGACGCAGCTCTCGCGTGTGCTGGATGAGCGCGGCGCGCATCAGCGCGTCCGTGAGCTGACCGAGATTCATGCCACGCTGACCAGTGAAGTCGATCGGCTGGTTGAGCTGGCGCGAGATAGGCAGTGGAACGCAGCCAGCCTGCGCTTCGTGAACTATATCAGCCCGATCAAGGCGAACTTCGAGGCGCAGACGGCGCTGGTCGAGCAGGAGTTGCAGCGCGACATGGAGGCCGTCACCAGCGTTGTGCTCCGAACACGGAGCAGCTACCGGCGCATGGTGCTGATCGAGACGCTCCTGGCGCTGGCGCTGCTGTCGCTGGTAAGCTGGCTGCTCTGGCGCAATCTGGTGGAGCCGATTCGCGGCCTGACGCAGAGCGCGATGCTGCTGGCAGGCGGCAACCTCGACGCGCGATCGAACATCGGCAAGCGCGGGGACGAGATCGGCGCGCTCGCGGCAACCTTCGATAGCATGGCGGAGCAGCTGGCGGCGTCGCACCGCAGCCTGGAGGAGAAGGTCGAGCAGCGCACGGCGGAGATCGAGGCCCAGCGGGCCGCGCTCCAGCACCTCCTCACCGATCTGCAAGCCACCACCGCCGAGCGCGAGGAGCTGCTGACGGCCCTGGCGCAGCTTCAAAATCCGGTCATTCCGGTGATCGAGGGCGTGGTCGTCGCGCCGATCGTGGGCCACCTGACCGATTGCCGCTTCGACCGATTGCAGCAAAGTCTGCTTGACACGGTTGTCGCCACGCAGGCGCGGGTGGCGCTGCTGGACATCACGGGCGTCGCGCGGCTGGACGAGGCGAGCGCCGCGCGGCTGCTCGGCATTGGTCAGGCGCTCCGGCTGCTGGGCGCGACCGCGATCCTGGTGGGTATTCGTCCTGAGGTGGCG